The sequence ACCACTATCGTTCCGTTGTTCTCGAATTGCAGAGATCCTCTCAGCGTCTCTCCGGTCGTCAACTGCGACTTGAGGTCGATCACCATGAGATGATAGCCGCCTTCACGAAAATCGACCGTGGAATCCGCAGGAATGTCGAGCCCTTTTGCGAGTGGACGCATTCGTCCGACGCCATCGGCGACGCTCATTTGGTGGAGCTCGACATGATCGGCGCGCTCCGCTTGCGCGCCGACAATCCTGTCTGCTCGACCCGAGTTTCGTATGGTCACATAGCATGCCCCGATCGTCACTCCTTTCGGAGTCGTCGCACACCATGGATTCTCGATCTCGATAGAGGTCGGCGCCGCGATGCTTGTACCGTTGAAGGCGATAGCGAGCGTGAGCGTCGCGAGACGCGTCATACGCACGACGTTCTGTCGGGTCATGATGGGGATTTTCGCGAGTGCGTGACGGGCATAGACTGGCCTGACTATTCGTATAGCGTTGATTGTCCGCAAATTCGGCGCCATGTCGTCGGCCGCGGCGTATTTGTCGAATTCGTATATGGACGACACATCGCCGAGCTCGCTCCGCATAAATTTCGAACGATCACGGTGCTATTGCGCATGCCAAAATGACGATAGCGTCGCGTAATGGGCAGAAAGATGAACGCTTTGATTTCGTCTATCGTTCAGTTTCTACACGCGACGTCTCGCCGCAGGCACATTCATTTCGACGTCGATGTGTGATGGCAATTATTGTTAGAGCGGGCTGCGATCAAGGTGGATCATATCGGCAAGCGGCGAAGTAGTTTGCGCATTGTGCAGGTTCGAAGATGCCGGGGCTATAGGGCGGGAGATAGCGCAACTCGGCGCCCGCGGCCTCGATCAACTCTTCGACCCGTGGCCCCTTGACCCAGCGCACGGCGCTGGCGATGCCGACTTCGAAACGTTTCGCCGCCGCGTTGCGCGACAGCCCTCCAGAGACGACAGCTTCCACCACTTGAACCGCGCCGGATATCCCGTGGCCCGGCTCGAGGTCTCGTGACGCGATTGCCTCGGTATGCGCCCATGCCTCGGCGTCGGCAATCGCCTGACGTCGAATTGCGCCCGCCACGCATCGATATGGCTTAATTCTTGCTTGTTGATTCGCTACAGGAGCCAGGCGCCGTGCTTGCCGCTCCACAAACGCGCGGCCTCGCCCTCGAATAGCGGAACATGTCAGGCGCATCGTCGGATTCGGCCAAGGAGCCCAATGACCAGATCGAGCCCGTCAACGCCAGCGACGGGTCTGCTGTGGCGAGTCCGCTCGACTTTTCAGGTTCGTTGCTCGGCTTTTCGGAGAATTCCGCGGGATCGGCGCAGCCGATGGATGAGCCATCGCCAGAATTGGCGCTAGAGACAGCCGATCTCTCCGACGCGCTCTGCGCCGAAATCGCGCCCATTTCCTTTGGCGACCGCGTCTTCTTGTTCGAGTCCGAGGCCGAGGCTTGGCGCTACGCAATCGAGACGATGCGGCGTCACCATCGGATCGTCGGCCGTCCAAAGCGGCGCCGGCTCATCGTCTGCGCCGGAGCTTCGGATGGGGCCGGAGGCTTGCCCCCCGGCTTGGAAGACGACAGCGAAGTCACACTGCTCCAAACCGACGATGCGGGCGTATTGGCCACGGCGATCGACAATAGGACCGCTGGAATTCTGATCGCTCCGGTGCGGACGAAAGCCGGTTTCGAGGTTGTCCCCGGAGGGCTGCTCGCCCGCTTGCGCGAGACAGCGGACGAATATGGACTTATCCTCGCTTTCGACGAGAGCTTTTGTGGCCTCGGTCGCTCGGGCATGCTGTGGGCGCATGAATGGACGGGCGTGACCCCGGATGTGATGGTCGTCCTTCATCGGCATGGAAACGCCCCGCCGCTGGCCGCGTTGATCGCCACGCAAAAATTGGCGCGCGGGGCGCCGGGCCGTCCGCCCCTCGTCGATCGGGCGGCGCTTCTGACAGGGCGCGCCCTCGTGGATGGGCTGGCGACTCCGGGCTTTCTGGAACGCGTGCAGAATCGAAGCTGGCGTCTCGAAGACCGGCTCGCAGAGTTGTTCTATAAGCGCCGCGGAGCGTTCACGGCGCTGGGCGGCATTGGCCTGATGCAGTGCCTGGAATGCCCCGGAGAGGCGGAGCCGATGCGC is a genomic window of Methylosinus sp. H3A containing:
- a CDS encoding aminotransferase class III-fold pyridoxal phosphate-dependent enzyme is translated as MSGASSDSAKEPNDQIEPVNASDGSAVASPLDFSGSLLGFSENSAGSAQPMDEPSPELALETADLSDALCAEIAPISFGDRVFLFESEAEAWRYAIETMRRHHRIVGRPKRRRLIVCAGASDGAGGLPPGLEDDSEVTLLQTDDAGVLATAIDNRTAGILIAPVRTKAGFEVVPGGLLARLRETADEYGLILAFDESFCGLGRSGMLWAHEWTGVTPDVMVVLHRHGNAPPLAALIATQKLARGAPGRPPLVDRAALLTGRALVDGLATPGFLERVQNRSWRLEDRLAELFYKRRGAFTALGGIGLMQCLECPGEAEPMRAMLAERGLLTRAMGSFLGLFPRLTVEESEIDAAVSIIDEVCAVS
- a CDS encoding copper chaperone PCu(A)C, whose product is MTRQNVVRMTRLATLTLAIAFNGTSIAAPTSIEIENPWCATTPKGVTIGACYVTIRNSGRADRIVGAQAERADHVELHQMSVADGVGRMRPLAKGLDIPADSTVDFREGGYHLMVIDLKSQLTTGETLRGSLQFENNGTIVV